TATTTTGCTCGCCCGGCTGGCTCATGATGGCCTGGCCGATGTGCACGATCTCTGAGGCCTGGTAGCCGAAGCAATGCACGCCGAGCACTTCCAGGGTTTCGCGGTGGAACAGGATCTTCAGCATGCCTTGCGGCTCGCCGGCGATCTGCGCACGCGCCATGCTCTTGAAGAACGCCTTGCCCACTTCGTAAGGCACCTTGGCCTTGGTCAGTTCGTGTTCATTCTTACCGATGGAGCTGATCTCGGGAATCGTGTAGATCCCGGTCGGCACATCATTCACGTAGCGCCAGCTGCCATTGTCGACAATGCTGCCAGCGGCCGAACGGCCCTGGTCGTGGGCGGCACTGGCCAGGCTCGGCCAGCCGATCACGTCGCCCGCACCGTAGATGTTGGTGACGCAGGTGCGATAGTTCTCATCCACTTCGATCTGGCCACGGCTGTTGACCTTGACCCCGATGTTTTCCATGCCCAGCTTGTCGGTGTTGCCGGTACGGCCGTTGCACCAGAGCAAGGCGTCGGCCTTGATCTTCTTGCCGGACTTGAGGTGCAGGATCACCCCATTGTCCAGGCCTTCAACGCGGTCGTATTCCTCGTTGTGGCGCACGGTGATGTTGTTGTTGCTGAAGTGGTAGCTCAACGCCTGGGAAATTTCCGAGTCGAGGAAGCTGAGCAACTGGTCACGGTTGTCCACCAGCTCCACCAGTACACCCAGGCCGCTGAAGATCGAGGCGTATTCACAGCCGATCACGCCGGCGCCGTAGATGATCAGTTTGCGCGGGGTGTGGCCCAGGCTGAGGATGGTGTCGCTATCGTAGATACGCGGGTGGTGGAAATCGATATCCGCCGGGCGATACGGGCGCGAACCGGTGGCGATGATGATGTGCTTGGCCACCAGCTTCTCGACCACGCCGTTGGCGCAGACCACTTCGACGGTTTGCTCGTCGGCGAAGCTGCCGGTGCCGAAGAACAGGTCGACACGGTTACGGGCGTAGTAGCCGGTACGCGAGGCGACTTGCTTGGAAATGACTTTCTCGGCGCTTTTCAGTACGTCCGGGAACGAGAACCAGCGCGGCTCACCAATGGCCCGGAACATCGGGTTGGTATTGAACTGCATGATCTGGCGCACCGAGTGACGCAAGGCCTTGGACGGGATGGTGCCCAGGTGGGTGCAGTTACCGCCGACCTGACGACGGCTATCGACCATCGCCACCTTGCGTCCTGCTTTGGCGGCATTCATTGCCGCACCTTCTCCAGCTGGGCCGGAACCCAGTACCACCACGTCGTAGTTGTAGACAGCCATGCGTACTCCTCAGAACAGGCCAGGGCGCACGGTTGGGCGCCTGGCTAAATCATGCCGCGGCCAGCGGTCATGAAGGATCAAATAGGCTCAGGTGTGTGAGCCGGGGCACAGTCTATATAAGGCTCAACGCCGCGCACATTAACCCTTGGTCGCGTCGTAGGCCAGTTTTGCCTTTACTACACAATATTGATTACGGCTTGACCGCCGTCAGCTGTTCGAACGCTTTGTTGCTGCGTGTGACGAAAGCATCCCCCTCACGCATCACAAAAAATGCT
The Pseudomonas hygromyciniae genome window above contains:
- the sthA gene encoding Si-specific NAD(P)(+) transhydrogenase, translated to MAVYNYDVVVLGSGPAGEGAAMNAAKAGRKVAMVDSRRQVGGNCTHLGTIPSKALRHSVRQIMQFNTNPMFRAIGEPRWFSFPDVLKSAEKVISKQVASRTGYYARNRVDLFFGTGSFADEQTVEVVCANGVVEKLVAKHIIIATGSRPYRPADIDFHHPRIYDSDTILSLGHTPRKLIIYGAGVIGCEYASIFSGLGVLVELVDNRDQLLSFLDSEISQALSYHFSNNNITVRHNEEYDRVEGLDNGVILHLKSGKKIKADALLWCNGRTGNTDKLGMENIGVKVNSRGQIEVDENYRTCVTNIYGAGDVIGWPSLASAAHDQGRSAAGSIVDNGSWRYVNDVPTGIYTIPEISSIGKNEHELTKAKVPYEVGKAFFKSMARAQIAGEPQGMLKILFHRETLEVLGVHCFGYQASEIVHIGQAIMSQPGEQNTLKYFVNTTFNYPTMAEAYRVAAYDGLNRLF